AGGAGAATACATTCAAGTCTTTTTCAGAATAGTTTTAAGCTTCGTGATTGGAACAAGACCGTTTTTCATCAAGAAATGATTTGGTGATAATTATGTTCCTCGACAATGAATTCAAGATTGATTCGGCAGTCCACATATATGCCCGCGTTTCCTCAGAAGACCAACAGGAACGCGAAACTATTGAAAACCAGATCGATTTCGCAAAAAAATACTGCGATCTTCACAAGCTTGATATTGTTGACATTTACAAGGATGACGGAATCTCCGGAAAAATACCCTTGGAAAACAGACCGGAAGGACAACGCCTTGTAAAAGACGCAAGTGACGGCAAAGTGAAGGTCGTGTTGATATATAACATTAAACGTTTGGGCAGGAGCGCAAGGGATATTCTAAATTCCGTGTACCAACTCGAACAGTACGGCGTAAAAATCAGAAGCATGACCGAACCGTTTGATACCGGAAATCCGCACGGGCGATTCATATTGACAGTATTGGCTGGGGTCGCGGAGCTGGACCGGGAAACAACTTTGGAAACCATGTGGCTTGGAGCAAACCGAGCGGCCCGCAAAGGAAAATGGCTTGGCGGAATTGTGCCTTATGGGTATTTCGTCAATTCTGAAGGTTATATTGAACCTTGCGAAGATCCGTTGCCTGGAAAAGAAGAAATGACAGAAGCGGGAGTAATCAGACTAATGTATGAGCTGGTCGCCAATCAAAAATGGTCAGCGACCAAAGTGGCAAATTATTTTAATTCACTCGGTATTCCGCCTGCTTATGTAAAAGACGGTCGTACCGTAAAAAGAGGCAAGCGAAAAGTAAGAACCGCTGGAATATGGACTGCTTCTCGGATTTACAACATGCTTGTCAATACGACATATAAGGGGATTCATGTCTACGGGAAACGGACAAAGAAGGATCGAGAACTAATAAACAGAACGGTGCCTGCAATTGTTTCAGAAGAAGAATGGGAAAGAGCACAACAGGTATTGAGGGAAAATCGAATTGAAGCGGCATGTAGGGTTCATCATCCATATTTGCTTCGCGGTCTGATTAAGTGCGGAATATGCGGCCTCACCTACCATGGCACTGCTTACGCCGGCCCCAAAAGAAAATTAAAGCCGTATTATGTGTGCGGAGGAAAAGTGGTTCATCGCGGGCCATTTTTGGGGCGCTGCCCTTCCAGAAATGTTCCTGCAGAGTGGCTTGAACAAATAGTTTGGAATGAATGTGTATCGTTCATTCAGAATCCCGGTGAGATGATCAATGAGCTTGCAGGTTCGATGAACGATCAAAAAGCCCGGCGAAATTCTCTTGAAGAAGAAATCAAGCTCATCAAACAAGAACTGGAACGCAAAGATTTAGAGAGACATGATATTATAACCCTTTTCCGCAAACGGATAATTACAGCCAGCGATGTTGAGAAACAACTTCAGGTCATGATGAACGAGCGCGCATCTTTGCAGAAAAGACTGCGGCAACTCGAAGAACAGCTTTCAAATGAAAGCAATCTTATCCAACACTATACCCACGCACAAAAACTGCTGAACGATTTACGCGAAAAGATTAAAGGCGATATACCGTTTGAACTTAAAAAGGAAATTGTAAAAACGCTTGTGAAGGTCATCATTGTGAAAAACGCAGTACCTACAGACCCGGAAGATAAAATAAAAAGAAAACCGCCGGTGGTAGTAGAAGTTCATTATGGCTTCACAAATGCCAAGGAGCTTTCATTAACGGACAAGGGTTCATCGTCGCCGCCAACAGGAAGTGGGCGGGGAAACGGCATACCGTTCTTGCCCGGCCAATGGTGACCTCGCGGTCCTCCAAAGGCTGGCGGAGCGTCTCCAGCACGGTGCGCGGAAATTCCGGCAGCTCGTCCAGAAACAGCACCCCATGGTGCGCCAGCGTCACTTCTCCCGGCTTCGGAACCGATCCTCCGCCGATCAGCCCCGCCGCAGAGATGGTGTGATGGGGCGCGCGAAACGGCCTGCCGCGGATGAGCCCCGAGCGGGGCATGTTCAGCTTGCCGCTGGCGCTGTAAATTTTGGTGACGGTGAGCGCTTCTTCGTCGTCCAGCGGCGGCATCAGGGTGGGCAGCCGGCGGCACAACATCGTCTTGCCCGTTCCGGGGGGGCCGACAAACAGGATGTTGTGCATGCCCGCCGCCGCTACGATCAGGGCGCGCTTGCCGTGATGCTGCCCCCTGACGTCGGCCAGGTCTAACGTGTCCGCCTGCGGATCGGGGTCCGGCGAGACCGACCCGGTTGGTCCGTCGGATCGGAAAATTTGCGGACCGCCTTCGTCCCAGGCCGTCAAGGAATCCAGCGCGAACACTTGAACGCCTTCCACCAGCGACGCTTCCGCCGCGTTGAAACGGGGGACGACGACCTTCGTCAATCCGGCGGCCCGGGCGGCTTCCACCATGGGAAGAACGCCGGGCACCGGCCGAATTTCCCCGTTCAGGGACAGCTCGCCGATGAGGAGCGTGCCGCGGAGCGCCGCCGCGTTCCACTGACCGCTGGCGCAAAGAATGCCCGCCGCGATCGCCAGATCGAAGGCGGTTCCTTCCTTGCGCACATCCGCTGGCGCAAGATTGACGGTGATCCGCTCCAGCGGGAAGGTCTTGCCCGCGTTCAGGATGGCGGCCCGCACGCGCTCGACGGACTCGCGGACGGCGGAATCGGGCAGCCCGACGACGCTGACCATCGGCAGCCCCGGCGACAGGTTCACCTCCACCTCGATCAACGTCCCTTCAATGCCGACGATCTCCGCTCCCCATATTCGCACAAACATAAAAAAAACACCCCTCTTCCCGCCGTATTCTGAGAAAGGGTGCTTCCCTTCGCGCTTTCCTTTTCTTCTGTTTGTTTCCAGTTTATCCGCTCGGGAGATCGATTGTCAACATTTACAAAATCGTCTGTTGTTGTTCTGTGATATTGTCAGGGTGTAACTGTTCCGAGAAAATGTCAGTATGAGCAAGGAGCAGATAACCTTGACGAAGAGCGAACTGAAACGTGCTATGGTTGTCGAGAAGTGGATGGAGGGCCGTCTCACGGAACAGGATGTTGCGCGCACGCTCGGCATCAGCATCCGGCAAGCGTATCGGCTCAAGGCCAAATATCGTCACGGAGGTGCAAAGGCCATCGCTCATGGGAATCGGGGCCGAAAGCCCGTTCACACCTTGGCCGACTCGCTCAAACAACGCGTGATGTCCCTGTACCGGGATCGCTACTTCGGAAGCAATTCCACCCACTTTGCCGAGCTTTTGGCCGAACACGAGGACATCCATTTAAGCGTCTCTTCGGTCCGCCGCATTCTGCTGGAAGGCCGCCTTCGTCCCGCACGCTTGCGCCGTCGTCCAAAGGCTCACCGATCGCGGCCCCGTAAACCTCAAGCGGGCATGCTGTGGCAGATTGATG
This region of Bacillus thermozeamaize genomic DNA includes:
- a CDS encoding DNA recombinase — its product is MFLDNEFKIDSAVHIYARVSSEDQQERETIENQIDFAKKYCDLHKLDIVDIYKDDGISGKIPLENRPEGQRLVKDASDGKVKVVLIYNIKRLGRSARDILNSVYQLEQYGVKIRSMTEPFDTGNPHGRFILTVLAGVAELDRETTLETMWLGANRAARKGKWLGGIVPYGYFVNSEGYIEPCEDPLPGKEEMTEAGVIRLMYELVANQKWSATKVANYFNSLGIPPAYVKDGRTVKRGKRKVRTAGIWTASRIYNMLVNTTYKGIHVYGKRTKKDRELINRTVPAIVSEEEWERAQQVLRENRIEAACRVHHPYLLRGLIKCGICGLTYHGTAYAGPKRKLKPYYVCGGKVVHRGPFLGRCPSRNVPAEWLEQIVWNECVSFIQNPGEMINELAGSMNDQKARRNSLEEEIKLIKQELERKDLERHDIITLFRKRIITASDVEKQLQVMMNERASLQKRLRQLEEQLSNESNLIQHYTHAQKLLNDLREKIKGDIPFELKKEIVKTLVKVIIVKNAVPTDPEDKIKRKPPVVVEVHYGFTNAKELSLTDKGSSSPPTGSGRGNGIPFLPGQW